The Lytechinus pictus isolate F3 Inbred unplaced genomic scaffold, Lp3.0 scaffold_61, whole genome shotgun sequence DNA segment CACAGTAGGCTggatacataaacataaataaaacattgtgatcaacaacaaatatacacttgtaaatacattacaatacaaattacaatacagTGTAGATTTCTTGTCCTTGATAACCCccaaattttttcatatttttcacccTGCAACGTCCTGCAAGattaatgaaaatccattttaccattttaaaattttgttcagtgcaccatcattatattaaaaaaacttatatcacacacacacacaattatttgtataaaggaacaattttgttggtccctcggacttctttataaccagagtgcactttactccccctcctacttctctttcttctcagtcttctttttattcccattattatgtcatcttattcttctccctgttcttctacttctcaatttcttccctttctccttattgttcatctcccttctcacttcttccttttctcttctcagtcttccccttattttatcttctctttctcttcttctacatcctcccctcaattttctctttttagtttcatttttacccccttatgtcctccatcttcttttttcttcttctacttctcctcctccttccttcttgcttttcttcttcagcacttttttcctccctgattgttacgttagtgtagaataattcacaaagaaagggagaagcaaataaatagtgatattatgaaattgtagcacctcgctatgctttataaagaataccacagacttcaggaaaatcctccaaaggcaaagctaaatcgagagtagcctttcctcctttttcttctttattccttttctcctttctttctccttttttccttgcttctttctttctgtctgtctttttttttctttctcttttctccctctttcccttccttcctcccccctctctctttttttagggggagcccccccccccgcttccgccgcctatggctctaagatttaagatgtggaatgtgattatgttaaaacagtagtcaaaatttgcttgttatcttaaaacagtggtcgagaacgttttatttaaggcacttaccagcttaaaataaaacgaaactcgaatttcaatttcattttatttttccagtacgtttgtcccattgaagacaccgttagaaaaaaaatcgcaccgaaaaaaaaaaaaaatcgccaaaaataaaaaacgcgtgtgattaccaacccgacgcgagtgattacgaacgcgagtgaatataataagccctTCGAAGTGggttgggcaaggaaacaactTAAAACAGGTACAAGATATCATCAAATCAATtgtactagctaaattccacgtgttcttcatgattaaggtctacttttattcgcataactctTTCAAAGTACTGCGGAAATCATTTTTAACTAACTTTTCTAaggtaagtggtgctcactcaagcggaaatgttttttcgacagttatatcgtcatttgcttaaatggatctgtacaaatgttaaaatgtggaaaaatcttcaggatattacaaatatataattttacaggattttttctaaatgtacactttttttatacgcactgtataattcaaattcaaaagtttatCGACAATTCTGACAATGAAGGTTCATCatcaaaacaaagaaacataaggaaaaaattaatataacatAAGCATAACATAGTACCAACGAAGGGAAAAATATCGATCTTGGATAAAGTGTTAGATGCGAGATACATATCAATGCAcaaatatacacacacatacataataTACCTAAACATAATTGTGATGTATGAACTGAAGACTAATGACGCAATCTTCATGAGCAGCCTTGTACGCATGCGCGAGAGAGAGCAAGATGGCGTAACATTAAATGGCAGACACTACTCTACATCGCTGTGCTATTATCTCATTATTATGTATCCCTTTAAGAACCACAACACAAGAACATAACAATTTGGCGACGAGGATGCAGGGATAAACATGAGAGTATAGATTGGACTTGATTTCCAGTAAGTGACATGCATTGCGGATAGCTTTTGGAAATTAGCCGCGGATATTGTCATTGATACACTGCAGTGCAAGCAAGCATAGTGTGATCGGTCAATCGCAGCCTAGCCGTAATTTGGATGACGGATGAATGTGGCTTGTTGAAATGAACGCTTTGCAGAAGCCTCACACCGCTCATGCCAGCCTATATTGAGACCGAGTTATCTAGTGTCTACAGCCCATAGCATAGGCATAACGTTGACAATTGCTGTAAATTATGCCTAGCCCTAGATGTTACTTGTTAGATTCTACATTTGACTATTGACATAGTCATAGCAAATTGGAGCCAACTTCAAGCCAGAAGTCTCCAAAGCAGCCCAGCCCAGGCCCAGCAGCAATTAGCAACAGCCAACAGAGCCCAAGGACCAAGCCGAGGACCCAGCCGAGACCTCTTTTGCCAGTTTCAGCCCAGAAGAAAGTGTTGCATTCATTAGTCAAGTCCAGCCAAGCAAGTTTTAAGTCTGCAAGCCAGGACAAAGTTGTCATGCCAAGAAGACTCAATACAAATTCAAGCCAAGCtgcataattaatgaatgaaacaGAAACAAAACGTCAAAGACTTTAAGACTTTTTGATGgacttataatgaataataataaacacagcatttattcattatgaaCTGTAGCTTAATCTAAGACTAAAGGTAAGATTAAGACAAATTAGTCCAGGTCCAAAATACATTATAGTTGTATTTGCAACGTGTTGGACTAAACTAAAGAATTAGTCGAAACATAGATCTGGTCTAATGTAACAAAGTACCGTACATGCCCTGGTGAGTTGTTACACTGGTTCAATTAGGTAGTATTTAGATTTAGGTCATTAAAATAGCAATTATAGATCTAGGTCTAGAACCAACAGGACCAAGTCCAAGACTGAATTGAGATCTGATGCTACAGTAAATAACTATAAACTTAAGCTGAGTTTATGCCGTAGTCAAATAGCAAATTGGTCCAGTCAACTGGTCTAAGACTATGCAAGTAGGACCAGGCCTATGAAATTTAGGACCAACAAGAAGGTccaggtttaaaaaaaacaggacTAGGTCTAATCAGTTGTAGGACTATAACTTAGGCCCAAAGTGTTGATCGATTATAGTCTAAGACTTAGCAATTAGGACCAGGACCCAGTGCCTATATTTGCTATTCAATTGAATAACTGCAGCCCCACGACACGGGAGTAGTCCCACATATACCAGTTGTGTGTAGTGAGATAGTATTGTCAATCGTTGGACTATCTATGTTGTTCTAGCTCATTTGTTTCAAGTATACATTAATGCTTTGTAggcattttgtactaaaaaaaaataagctttGCTTACGCGCAATTGCaagatcaaaatcatatttcatgatCAATAAGTCTTGATATACTTAGTGTTACAGCTACCTATTGTGTAGTCACAATCAAGTTAACAGCTGAATTTTGTACAacatatgaaacaaaattatggcGAGCCAACATATAGGTAGTGTGCCCAAACTGAGTGATGGGTACAGTTTTGACGAATGGCTTGAACTTCTAGAAGCATGGTTTGATGCTAACAATATACaagaagatgggaaaagaagggCGATATTTCTGACCAATCTTGGTAGCAAGAGCTATCACATTCTCAGAGCTCTCTTGCAGCCGAGCAAACCAATAGATCAAACATACACAGTATGCAAAAACACGCTTACGTCACACTTCGTACCAAAGCCTACCGAAATTGTTCAGCGCTATAGGTTTTACACTTGTGTGCAACAGCAAGATGAATCCATACCGCAATTTGTGGCAAATTTGCGCCAATTAAGCGAAGGCTGTAATTTCAAAGAATTAGATAACATGATTAGGGACCGCTTAGTAGTGGGTTGCCGGGATATCGCAATTCAACGCAAGCTGTTAAGTGAGTCATCCCTAACCTTACAACATGCACTTCAGACCGCCACAGCTATGGAGGTAGCAGACAGAGATGTTGAAAAGCTCAAGGTATTGAGTAAAGGGACCGAGTCACCTACAGTTCAGAAGATGCAGGGCAGAAGCCAGCGTAAACCATTTGTGTCCTCATCGCGTAAAAATACACATCAAAGACAGAAGCAGGAAGTGCAGGAAAAGCCAAGCCAAAAGAAACAGGAAAAACCTGCCTCAAGATGTTGGAGATGTGGTTCAGGTGATCATGGCCAGTCAGCATGTAGATTTAAGGATGATAAATGCTATCAGTGTTCTCAAGTGGGTCACACCCGCAGCCAGTGTGAGAAGATCAAGCAATACAGATCTAGAAAGAAATCTGCAAACCACTTGAATGGTGAGGAAGGTGCAGAACTGACAGAAAACATGCCTAGTGGAGAACTCAGACACCTTAGGGGTGGAATGGTAAACAAGATGGCAAAGTACAGTGAACCGTTCCAGACTAGCCTTAGCCTAAATGGGATCCAAGTCAACTTAGAAATAGACACAGGAAGCCCCTGGACGATGATGTCGCAGCAGGATTTCCATAAACTGGGACATCGAGCTGATGTGAAGCAAACAAATGTTTCCTTGAAAACATACACAGAGTCATCAGTACCAATCATTGGTGAGGCAATGGTAGAAGTCAAGTTTGATGCCAGCCAACCACCAAAGAAGTTGACACTTCTTGTAGTTGAGAAAGGTGTTGCGTTACTGGGCCGAGACTGGATGCAAGCCGCACCAGAAGGAATCTACAGATTCCTACAGAATCGCCTCAACCTTCAAACACATGTTTCCAACAATCCAGAAACCGTGCATAAGATACAAGCTACCTTACAAGACATGTTAGTGAAGCACAAGCAAGTGTTTGACTGTTCAAAAGTTGGTAAACTTGAAGGCTACCAGGCAAAGGTGCATCCTCAAGATGATGGAGATAAAGCCAGGTTCTACAAAGCTGCACCAGTCCCATATGCAATGCGCCAGAAAATTGACGAAGCCATTGATGAGCTACAGGACCAAGGCGTGATTGAGCCGGTGAAGTTTGCTGATTACGCATGTCCTATCGTAGTGGTGAAGAAACCAAATGGTAAAGTCCGCATCTGTGGCAACTATAAGTTGACAGCAAATAAAGTTCTAAGGGTGGAACGGTACCCAATTCCGTCGCTCCAGGATATGCTCCAGGACTTAGGTGGAGGTCAACAGTTCAGCAAGCTTGACCTTTCACATGCATACCACCAGATAGAACTTGATGAACAAGCAAGGAAGTACACCACAGTAAATACACACAGAGGACTTTTTCAGTACACTAGGTTACCCTTTGGTATAGCCACAGCCCCTGCGCTCTTCCAAAGAGCAATGGAGTCACTCTTAGCTGACATACCAATGTGTCGCCCGTACCTAGATGATATTATAGTTAGCGGGAAGACAGATGAAGAACACATTGCCAACTTGCAAGCTGTACTGCATTGCTTAGAGAGTAATGGACTTCGACTGAAAAGGGAAAAGTGTGAGTTCATGATGGACTCGGTGGAGTTCCTTGGCCACAAGCTGGATCAACATGGAGTTAGCCCACTCCCAGACAAGATAGAAGCCATAAAGAAGACTCCAAGACCACAGAACCAGAGTCAACTGCAGGCATACCTAGGACTTCTGGGCTACTATCGGAAGTTTATACCAAATTTGACCAAAGAGATCGCCCCACTATTAACACTGTTGAAGGCAGAATATGCTTCAGTTCCAAAGAAGCCGGGAGACCGGAACAAAGCAGATCCAAACCTGAAGTGGGGAGGAGACCAAGAAAGAGCCTTCCAGAAGTCAAAGGAACTGGTTCAGAGTGACACAGTGTTGACACACTATGACCCCAGTAAGCCTTTGTTGTTGCAATGTGATGCAAGCCCCTATGGTCTAGGTGTAGTCCTCAGCCATGTAGGAACAGACGGTCTAGAGCAGCCCATTTCTTTTGCATCACGCACGCTCACCAGAAGTGAAGCAAATTACGCCCAATATGAAAAAGAAGGACTCTCTGTCATTTTCGGTGTAAAGAAATTTCACAAGTACCTGTACGGAAGACGATTTACAATCGTCACAGACCACAAGCCGCTGTTAGGCATATTCGGTGACACCAAACCTGCAAGCCCCATGGCCTCTGCAAGGTTAGCCAGGTGGCACATGATCCTCTCAGCCTACGAATATGACATCATATACAAGGAAGGTAAACAGCACCAGAATGCAGACGCGCTATCACGCCTACCCTTGGCAGATGATCAAACAGTGTGGTCGCATCAGAGTCTTGCAGAGCTGGATGAGCAGCCTCCAGTTCAAATCAATATGCTGGATATTGACACAAGGCCAGTTGAAGCCGATGAAGTCAGAAGAATCACCAAAAGGGATCCTGTTCTCGCAAGAGTAACAGCCTATGTGATGAATGGATGGCCAAACCCCAAGAACGTTCCACCAGAGCTCAAAGCCTTTGCGCAGAAGAAGGAGGAACTCTCGATTGAGGATGACATCATATTATGGGGGCATAGAGTGGTCATTCCAGACAACAAGCAGATGAGACAAAGAATCCTTGATGAACTTCATGGGACTCATCCAGGCATAGTCAAGATGAAAGCACTTGCACGATCCTTTGTATGGTGGCCAGGCATCGACAAAATGTTGGAAGAGAAGGTGAAGACCTGTACAACTTGTCAGGAGCACCAGCGAAGCCCACCACCTGCCCCTATCCACCCATGGGAGTTCCCAGAACGTCCCTGGAGTAGGATCCACATCGATTACGCCTACATCGATAACCAGAACGTGCTGATTGTTGTTGACGCATACACCAAGTGGATTGAAGCTATTAGAGTAGCACACGCCACTGCAGCTGCTACAGTCACTGCCATGCGACGCCTTTTTGCAACGTATGGTATTCCAGAAACAGTCGTAAGTGACAACGGCACCCAGTTTGTCTCTGAAGACTTTTCGAACTTCCTGTTCAACAACAATGTAGAACATGTGCAAACAGCCCCAAAACACCCTTCCAGCAATGGCCTTGCGGAAAGGGCTGTGCAAACCTTGAAAAGTGGAGTTAAGAAAACCAGTGGAACATCATTGGAGATGCGCATCCAAGTATTCCTAATGACCTATCGGATAACTCCACAAGGAACTACCATGAAAACACCAAGTGAACTAATGTTCAAAAGGAGGATCAGAAGTAGAATGGATCATGTCCGTCCGAACCTGCACAAGTCGGTTCAGAAGCAGCAATCTGCAATGAAACAGGCGGCAGACAAGCGCTCAAAGATGAGACAGTTCAAGTTGAATGATACTGTTCTGGTGAAGAACTTTGCAGCCGGACCAACTTGGCTCAGAGGAATAGTAACCGAAAAACTCAATGAAGTCATGTACGTGATAGAGTTACAGGATGGTAGAGAGGTACGCCGCCATGTAGATCACATTAGACTTTACACTATATCGCATGGAAATGATCATGACAAGGAAGAAATGCCTGATCAGAACACCAATCTACAACCAGAGATTCTGATTCAACAGACGCAGTATCCAAGCCAGACAACAGAAAATCCCAATATGGCACCTAGTACTAGCGAATCCTTAATTTCAAACACTGAACAGAGTATCGCTGATACTACAGCCATGTCACAGCAGGTCCAAACAGAGTCACTAAGTGATTCTGATGGAGCTGTCATGCCAAACatgccaaattctaaagttatGTCAGAAAGACGAATGTCCAACCGGAAGTCAAAGACACCCTCAAAGTTAAGAGATTTCATTGTATATCATTAAAGCTATACACGATagcagctaaaaaaaaaaaaaataaataaataaaaaaggaaaaaagctGTTAACCTGATTGTAAATAGTTGTTGGACATACAGTTAGGAGAAACACTTATAGCCACGTTAGAAGGCTTCTAGTTGGTATTGATactaatttgtaaagaaaaggaaagaggtaTGTTATAAATTGGTAATTCAATTTGATAgttgaatgataaaaaaaaaaaaaaaaaaaatagagggtGGAGAGAAGAATGAAGTTCTATAGGTAGAGAAAAAGTGTtacctttaaatttgatatggAGGAAAATAATGACAATCACAAGTGTTGTAATCTTGAAAGTTTGTTTATTGGAGAAATATGAAAAGCACATAACTCGCATTCATATAGTAAACTAGTCTGAGATTTAGATTTTAGCCGTTATATGAGTCGTGAAAATTGTATTTGGAGTCATTCACGAGATATTATTCATTGATGCAAACACATTTATGCAAACTTATTGATAAGGTTTAGTATATGATACAGTCTTAAggattacattattattatatcctgATTCATGTGATAAGAGTCACACAGTTTATGCTAGTGAACAATTAACAGATAACCCAATGAAGTAAAATGCCACCTGTAGCTATTTCTTTATAAAGTGAGATTTAGGATGAAGTATATTCAAAGAGGTTAGTTTGAAATAGCCATGTATGTTTAATTGATTATGGTTAATTGTTGAGTATAAGCAAAGTATTATGGCGAAGTTTAGCCTAGCATGCCTAGTTTAGTATTACTGTTATCTGGTTACAAGTTATACAGTGTTACTTGTTGTATCTATTGTTATACATGGGTAGTGAATGTATTACATTAGCCAGTTGAAATGAAGCAGGATATGCTCCCAATTAAAAGGGGAGGAATGTGATGTATGAACTGAAGACTAATGACGCAATCTTCATGAGCAGCCTTGTACGCATGCGCGAGAGAGAGCAAGATGGCGTAACATTAAATGGCAGACACTACTCTACATCGCTGTGCTATTATCTCATTATTATGTATCCCTTTAAGAACCACAACACAAGAACATAACAATAATACACACATACCTAtacaaatacataaacatatatattatatttttatatatattatctatATAATGCTAATTCCTCTTGGGGGTCAGTGGGctcatatcattcaaattcctcgggggggggggggtgggctctTATAATTCTaattctcgggggggggggctccctaCATAATTCTAATTTCTTGGGGGAGGGGGCTCCCTATACAATTCGAattcctcggggggggggggtgggctctTATAATTCTaattctcgggggggggggctccctacataattataatttctttgGGGAGGGGGCTCCCTGTACAATTCGAATTCCTCGGGGGGGGGTGGGCTCTTATAATTCTTATTCtcggggaggggggctatataattctaatttctcgggggggggggctccctatataattataatttcttgGGCGAGGGGGCTCCCTATACAATTCGAattcctcgggggggggggggtgggctctCTTATTCTCGGGGAGGGGGCTATATAATTCTAattcctcgggggggggggggctccctaTATAATTCTAATTTCTTGGGCGAGGGGGCTCCCTATACAATTTGAATTCCTCGGGGGTGGGCCTTTATAATTCTAATTCTCCGGGGGTGGGGGGCTATATAATTCTAatttctcggggggggggggctccctaTATAATTCTAATTCCTCTCGGGGGTGGTGGGCTCCCTATATAATTCAATTTCTCGGGGGAGGGGGCTCCCTATACAATTCGAATTCCTCGGGGGGCTCCCTATATAATTCTAATTCCTCAAGGGGGCTCCCTATATAATTCTAATTCCTCTCGGGAGTGGTGGGCTCCTATATATAATTCTAATTCATCTGACCGTCAGCcttgttgatttttctcttccACGTTTTCGTCAGATTATGGTGGTGAAGCCCTCTATGACATGGGTATGTACATGGTCTATATGACCACACTGATCTTCACTGGAGTTGCACCGATATCATCTATAACAAGAGGGGTCCTCAATGATGACGGTAAACATATAAATCCATTGTTCTTCGAAAGATAAGGGACGTGTATGAGTGGATGAGGTCTTCCAACTTAGACTCATACTACTTTAATATAACTTATAAAGAGAGTCTATGTTGGAAGATGTTATTTTGAAGCATTTCACTTGaggatatcaataataatgcaTATACTATATTTATAAGCATATTAATGTTATTAAGACCCCATGGGAAAACAGTATAGTATTTTGttaataccgctgaaatggTAATGATTCGTACGATTTGTTAAATTCAAACATGTATATGTTATTCTTTTTTAGGAAGCTAgatagaaagaaatatataaatgaacaaaaagTGAACCAGAAGACCTTTTTATCTAAAATGTTGATGAACAGATGATAAATCGGGTAGATTTTGTATAAATCATATggatattttatttactttgattGATTGGCCGACATGGCCTTTTATCTGCATCCAagataaaatcatacatttaacaggataaaacaatatttacaaaatattataaagaggcaagggataaaaaagcaaaatacaattttagagATAACAATTACAACAATTGAAAGCACAACATACAAATACTGGATGCAGGGGACCAGCAAAGGCCGAAGGCCTATCAAGGCTAGTCCCCGGACAcgacataacaataaacaaaGTATACACTAatacaaaaaatttcaacaataaaGGATAACGAAACTCTTAAAACTAAGTGATTATAAAATCAAGAAGAAACGGATCAATAAAGTTTgataggaaaaaaaagaatagattaagatttaaatttaTCTATTTCcgttaaacaaaataaacaaatacaattgaagtattattcaaaataatatagaaTGTTCAATAAGAAAGGTATATTAATAAGAAAGGTATGAAAATTTTGGTGCTTATGTCTTTACTGCTATGTAGGTCATCCCTCTagcaatta contains these protein-coding regions:
- the LOC129269310 gene encoding uncharacterized protein K02A2.6-like — translated: MASQHIGSVPKLSDGYSFDEWLELLEAWFDANNIQEDGKRRAIFLTNLGSKSYHILRALLQPSKPIDQTYTVCKNTLTSHFVPKPTEIVQRYRFYTCVQQQDESIPQFVANLRQLSEGCNFKELDNMIRDRLVVGCRDIAIQRKLLSESSLTLQHALQTATAMEVADRDVEKLKVLSKGTESPTVQKMQGRSQRKPFVSSSRKNTHQRQKQEVQEKPSQKKQEKPASRCWRCGSGDHGQSACRFKDDKCYQCSQVGHTRSQCEKIKQYRSRKKSANHLNGEEGAELTENMPSGELRHLRGGMVNKMAKYSEPFQTSLSLNGIQVNLEIDTGSPWTMMSQQDFHKLGHRADVKQTNVSLKTYTESSVPIIGEAMVEVKFDASQPPKKLTLLVVEKGVALLGRDWMQAAPEGIYRFLQNRLNLQTHVSNNPETVHKIQATLQDMLVKHKQVFDCSKVGKLEGYQAKVHPQDDGDKARFYKAAPVPYAMRQKIDEAIDELQDQGVIEPVKFADYACPIVVVKKPNGKVRICGNYKLTANKVLRVERYPIPSLQDMLQDLGGGQQFSKLDLSHAYHQIELDEQARKYTTVNTHRGLFQYTRLPFGIATAPALFQRAMESLLADIPMCRPYLDDIIVSGKTDEEHIANLQAVLHCLESNGLRLKREKCEFMMDSVEFLGHKLDQHGVSPLPDKIEAIKKTPRPQNQSQLQAYLGLLGYYRKFIPNLTKEIAPLLTLLKAEYASVPKKPGDRNKADPNLKWGGDQERAFQKSKELVQSDTVLTHYDPSKPLLLQCDASPYGLGVVLSHVGTDGLEQPISFASRTLTRSEANYAQYEKEGLSVIFGVKKFHKYLYGRRFTIVTDHKPLLGIFGDTKPASPMASARLARWHMILSAYEYDIIYKEGKQHQNADALSRLPLADDQTVWSHQSLAELDEQPPVQINMLDIDTRPVEADEVRRITKRDPVLARVTAYVMNGWPNPKNVPPELKAFAQKKEELSIEDDIILWGHRVVIPDNKQMRQRILDELHGTHPGIVKMKALARSFVWWPGIDKMLEEKVKTCTTCQEHQRSPPPAPIHPWEFPERPWSRIHIDYAYIDNQNVLIVVDAYTKWIEAIRVAHATAAATVTAMRRLFATYGIPETVVSDNGTQFVSEDFSNFLFNNNVEHVQTAPKHPSSNGLAERAVQTLKSGVKKTSGTSLEMRIQVFLMTYRITPQGTTMKTPSELMFKRRIRSRMDHVRPNLHKSVQKQQSAMKQAADKRSKMRQFKLNDTVLVKNFAAGPTWLRGIVTEKLNEVMYVIELQDGREVRRHVDHIRLYTISHGNDHDKEEMPDQNTNLQPEILIQQTQYPSQTTENPNMAPSTSESLISNTEQSIADTTAMSQQVQTESLNYGGEALYDMGMYMVYMTTLIFTGVAPISSITRGVLNDDGVDEMYTTVMTFRNNTMATLSCTITADYPNEVFISGTKGHLKIPGHFWAPTELIWTTGELIETFQYPTPESTAEYSYGPLWSGMLYEADAVKQAIDEGIQ